One window of Scylla paramamosain isolate STU-SP2022 chromosome 47, ASM3559412v1, whole genome shotgun sequence genomic DNA carries:
- the LOC135094887 gene encoding mucin-5AC-like encodes MWRGGGGTRAARHQGVQDRGHVPGRRVWGGRGGGGAGDSGPAAATVVRTESHLARFNTARALFEKMGQGETRPLAPRAPAAAPAAVKAPPSKADSEVPRPAGDSLSPASSRSTSPSPARPAANGHAHHEEGSRAGLAGLGGLRRPGSASSRSLSASSTDSDPPQRRWPPARASEPPADQPDPARRWPPPARGTEPPRTNGEGVRRTSRPEKPAKPESLEKRAAAGGHDAHQELLARHKNWFQSFAKNRSSTAAPGRPLSPCKGDGRPASPTKSDGGGAPLSPAKDDPRGDDWRAALSSRADLRSPRGGQEGERVTTPRGRDEAPDGTTTTTTTTTTSTSTSTSSIITTTITSSATNNNIITPIAINNNNNNSTCLTTTTTATTTTITTTTSSSLSSSSLTSSSSSSSSSSTSSGNSSSRAAAGGSSGANEQEAWTSVLQTRYGTRARPDLYSPRTRGEGDGGGVGGGGGGGGGGGDWRKERAAILLGRSGNRHSEEEIVTKGFTRTHYPDAPLGPRFEDASTLQSHWAPPSRYGVAEGPSADQGSHVAAPEKSLKEVNNVERFRITKENGKCEAQEEAKKDEADLIVSESVVLKDAAKEKDAPPSPAAPAEPLAKEARVEESVERARRVSDTERERERERERERERERERERER; translated from the exons aTGT ggcgtggtggaggagggacgCGGGCGGCCCGCCACCAAGGTGTCCAAGATCGCGGGCATGTTCCAGGGCGGCGTGTGTGGGGCGGGCGAGGAGGGGGCGGCGCGGGGGACAGCGGTCCCGCGGCCGCCACGGTGGTGCGCACCGAGTCCCACCTGGCGCGCTTCAACACCGCCCGCGCCCTCTTCGAGAAGATGGGCCAGGGCGAGACGCGCCCCCTGGCTCCCCGcgcccccgccgccgcccccgCCGCGGTGAAGGCGCCCCCCTCCAAGGCTGACTCGGAGGTGCCCAGG CCCGCGGGggactccctctctcccgcctcCTCCCGCTCCACCTCGCCCAGTCCCGCCCGCCCCGCCGCCAACGGCCACGCCCACCACGAGGAGGGCTCCCGCGCGGGCCTGGCCGGGCTGGGTGGGCTGCGGCGCCCTGGCTCCGCCTCCAGCCGCTCCCTGTCCGCCTCCAGCACGGACAGCGACCCTCCGCAGCGCCGCTGGCCTCCCGCCCGCGCCTCAGAGCCGCCCGCAGACCAGCCAGACCCCGCCCGCCGCTGGCCACCACCCGCCCGCGGCACGGAGCCGCCGCGCACCAACGGGGAAGGCGTGCGGCGGACGTCGCGGCCCGAGAAGCCCGCCAAGCCGGAGAGCCTGGAGAAGCGCGCGGCGGCAGGCGGCCACGACGCCCATCAGGAGCTGCTGGCGCGGCACAAGAACTGGTTCCAGTCATTCGCCAAGAACCGCTCCAGCACCGCGGCGCCCGGCAGGCCCCTTTCCCCCTGCAAGGGCGACGGGCGCCCCGCCTCCCCAACCAAGAGTGACGGGGGCGGCGCGCCGCTGTCCCCAGCCAAGGACGATCCGCGCGGCGACGACTGGCGCGCCGCCCTCTCCTCCAGGGCGGACCTCAG GTCCCCGCGCGGCGGCCAGGAGGGCGAGCGGGTCACCACGCCCCGGGGGAGGGACGAGGCCCCGgatggcaccaccaccaccaccaccaccactaccacctccacctccacctccacctcctccatcatcaccaccaccatcacatcctccgccaccaacaacaacatcatcacccCCATcgccatcaacaacaacaacaacaacagtacctgcctcaccaccaccaccaccgccaccaccaccaccatcaccaccaccaccagcagtagtCTCAGCAGCAGTAgcctcaccagcagcagcagcagcagcagcagcagcagcaccagtagcggcaacagcagcagcagggcagCGGCGggcggcagcagcggcgccAACGAGCAGGAGGCGTGGACCAGCGTGCTGCAGACCCGCTACGGCACCCGCGCCCGCCCCGACCTCTACTCCCCCAG GACCCGCGGTGAAGGTGACGGAGgcggcgtgggaggaggaggaggcggcggcggcggcggcggcgactggaggaaggagagagcggcTATCCTTCTGG gtCGCTCGGGGAACCGCCACAGTGAGGAGGAGATCGTTACCAAGGGCTTCACCAGGACCCACTACCCTGATGCACCCTTGGGTCCCCGCTTCGAGGACGCCTCCACCTTGCAATCCCACTGGGCGCCCCCGTCGAGGTATGGCGTCGCTGAGGGCCCTTCGGCGGATCAGGGGAGCCACGTGGCCGCCCCTGAGAAGTCCCTGAAGGAGGTAAACAATGTGGAGAGATTCCGcataacgaaagaaaacgggaaatgtgaggcgcaggaggaggcgaagaaggaCGAGGCGGATTTGATTGTGAGTGAAAGTGTCGTTTTAAAGGATGCCGCGAAGGAGAAAGATGCCCCGCCGAGTCCTGCAGCCCCCGCGGAACCCCTGGCGAAGGAGGCGCGGGTGGAGGAAAGCGTGGAGAGGGCGCGGCGA gtgagtgacacagagagagagagagagagagagagagagagagagagagagagagagagagagagagagagagagagataa